From one Amycolatopsis sp. FDAARGOS 1241 genomic stretch:
- a CDS encoding GAF domain-containing protein, translating into MTCVDANRRLLELLATGASSEQLAHAARAAGGDAAELALRIRETLTEHQRREAELTALFDTASDLARLRDPDAVLRSIVRRARTLLGVDVSYLSLNDEAAGKTYIRVTDGSVSALFQQIVLGMGEGLGGLVAQTARPYATADYFADARFRHTAPIDTGVLEEGLTAILGVPLAIGGKVLGVLYASDRSPREFSTAEVALLSSLANHAAIALDNAHLLDETRQSAAELNAANATMRRADEAHDRLMDLVLRGGDLPEVAAEVAGVLRGEIAVHDPSGELLAGSPLSFDGPAVASSRTSGRAESTEDTWVCAVQAGQELLGSLTLAGRPELAGADRRLFERAAVVTALLLMLRRSVAQAEDEVRGELLTDLLTAPARNPASLTARARRLGVDLAAPHVVLVAHAPGTSRRALASACARFGDLVGVHAEQVVALAPPGVAAAKVASELRSVVDCPVTVGAAGPATGPAALADAYSEAVRCVSTLLALGRAGDGAAMAELGFLGVLLGRHADLPAYVRATLGPVLDYDARRGTDLAGTLRAYFATGGNLARAKDVLHVHVNTVVQRLDRVSALLGDDWRDPGRALEIQLALRLAELGPTQPG; encoded by the coding sequence ACCAGCGGCGTGAAGCCGAGCTCACCGCGCTGTTCGACACCGCGAGCGACCTCGCGCGGCTGCGGGACCCGGACGCCGTGCTGCGGTCGATCGTGCGGCGGGCCCGCACGCTGCTCGGCGTGGACGTGTCGTACCTGAGCCTCAACGACGAAGCCGCCGGCAAGACCTACATCCGCGTGACCGACGGCTCGGTTTCGGCGCTGTTCCAGCAGATCGTGCTCGGCATGGGTGAGGGGCTGGGCGGGCTCGTGGCCCAGACGGCGCGCCCGTACGCGACCGCGGACTACTTCGCCGACGCACGTTTCCGGCACACGGCCCCGATCGACACGGGCGTGCTCGAGGAAGGGCTCACGGCGATCCTCGGTGTGCCGCTGGCCATCGGCGGCAAGGTGCTCGGCGTGCTCTACGCGTCGGACCGTTCGCCGCGCGAGTTCTCGACGGCGGAGGTCGCGCTGCTTTCGTCGCTGGCCAACCACGCGGCGATCGCGCTCGACAACGCGCACCTGCTCGACGAGACGCGGCAGTCGGCGGCCGAGCTGAACGCCGCGAACGCGACCATGCGCCGCGCCGACGAAGCGCACGACCGGCTCATGGACCTCGTGCTGCGCGGCGGTGATCTGCCGGAAGTCGCCGCGGAGGTGGCCGGCGTGCTGCGCGGGGAGATCGCCGTGCACGACCCTTCGGGTGAGCTGCTGGCGGGCTCCCCGCTCTCGTTCGACGGGCCCGCTGTGGCGTCTTCGCGCACAAGCGGGCGAGCGGAGTCCACGGAGGACACCTGGGTGTGCGCGGTGCAGGCGGGCCAGGAACTGCTGGGGAGTCTCACGCTCGCCGGCCGGCCCGAGCTCGCGGGCGCCGACCGCCGGCTGTTCGAACGCGCGGCCGTGGTGACGGCACTGCTGCTGATGCTGCGGCGGTCCGTCGCGCAGGCCGAGGACGAGGTGCGCGGCGAGCTGCTCACCGATCTGCTGACCGCGCCGGCGCGCAACCCGGCGTCGCTGACGGCCCGTGCGCGACGGCTGGGGGTCGACCTGGCGGCCCCGCACGTGGTGCTGGTCGCCCACGCGCCGGGCACGTCCCGGCGGGCACTGGCGTCGGCGTGCGCGCGGTTCGGTGACCTGGTGGGCGTGCACGCGGAGCAGGTCGTGGCGCTGGCGCCACCGGGCGTCGCGGCCGCGAAGGTGGCGAGTGAGCTCCGGTCCGTTGTGGACTGTCCGGTGACCGTCGGTGCTGCCGGGCCCGCGACGGGTCCCGCCGCGTTGGCCGACGCGTACAGCGAGGCCGTGCGCTGTGTCAGCACGCTGCTGGCGCTCGGCCGTGCAGGCGACGGCGCGGCGATGGCCGAGCTGGGGTTCCTCGGCGTGCTGCTCGGCCGCCACGCCGACTTGCCGGCCTACGTCCGCGCGACGCTCGGCCCGGTGCTGGACTACGACGCCCGCCGCGGCACGGACCTCGCCGGCACGCTGCGCGCGTACTTCGCGACCGGCGGGAACCTGGCGCGAGCCAAGGACGTGCTGCACGTCCACGTGAACACGGTGGTGCAGCGGCTCGACCGCGTTTCGGCACTACTGGGCGACGACTGGCGCGACCCTGGCCGCGCGCTGGAGATCCAGCTCGCGCTGCGGCTGGCCGAACTCGGCCCTACTCAGCCGGGCTGA